Proteins from a genomic interval of Methanotorris formicicus Mc-S-70:
- a CDS encoding ATP synthase subunit K (produces ATP from ADP in the presence of a proton gradient across the membrane; the K subunit is a nonenzymatic component which binds the dimeric form by interacting with the G and E subunits) yields MVFENPLILGAIGAGLAVGIAGLGSGIGAGITGASGAGVVAEDPNKFGTAIVFQALPQTQGLYGFLVAILILFVFTGAPAWAMLAAGIGTGLAGLSAIGQGIASAAGLGAVAEDEGIFGKAMVFSVLPETQAIYGLLVAILLLVGVFSGPGVQEIAALGAGLAVGFAGLSGIGQGITAAGAIGATARDPDAMGKGLVLAVMPETFAIFGLLIAILIMLGIIF; encoded by the coding sequence ATGGTATTCGAGAACCCATTAATCTTAGGAGCAATTGGAGCAGGTTTAGCAGTTGGTATTGCTGGTTTAGGTTCTGGTATTGGTGCAGGTATAACTGGAGCAAGCGGTGCTGGTGTTGTTGCAGAAGATCCAAACAAATTCGGTACCGCTATAGTTTTCCAAGCACTTCCACAGACACAAGGTTTGTACGGATTCTTAGTTGCAATCTTAATTCTCTTCGTTTTCACCGGTGCTCCTGCATGGGCAATGCTTGCAGCAGGTATTGGTACAGGATTAGCAGGACTATCTGCAATTGGTCAGGGAATTGCATCAGCAGCAGGTTTGGGAGCAGTTGCTGAAGATGAGGGTATATTTGGTAAAGCAATGGTCTTCTCAGTTCTTCCAGAGACACAGGCAATTTACGGTTTGTTAGTTGCTATCTTGTTGTTGGTTGGAGTCTTCAGTGGTCCTGGAGTACAAGAAATTGCTGCACTTGGTGCTGGTTTAGCAGTTGGTTTCGCAGGTCTCTCTGGTATTGGTCAGGGGATTACCGCTGCTGGGGCTATTGGTGCAACAGCAAGAGACCCAGATGCTATGGGTAAAGGTCTTGTTTTAGCAGTTATGCCAGAGACATTCGCAATCTTTGGTTTGTTGATCGCAATCTTAATCATGCTTGGAATAATATTCTAA
- a CDS encoding proteasome assembly chaperone family protein has translation MIKIIERKIKDVEALENAILVEGLPGIGHVGRIAAEHIVREFKGEKFLELYCYDFPPQVLVNENGTVEFMNNEFYIVREPVQMIVVLGNTQALSPIGQYYLAEKLVEVGIKYGAKMTYTLGGFGVGKITDVPKVYAAATSEELANKLKEYGVEFRKDGGGIVGAAGLMLTFSKLNGIEGVCLMGETPGYLVDPKSARAVLEKFSKIVGFEIDMKELEERAKDMEKFLEKIRKFEEEVMMQQQPKPPSDEDLRYIG, from the coding sequence ATGATAAAGATTATAGAAAGAAAAATAAAAGACGTTGAAGCGTTAGAAAATGCCATTCTTGTAGAAGGTCTTCCAGGTATTGGGCACGTTGGAAGGATTGCAGCAGAGCACATTGTCCGTGAATTTAAGGGGGAGAAGTTTTTGGAGTTGTATTGCTATGATTTCCCACCACAAGTTTTAGTAAATGAGAATGGAACTGTTGAGTTTATGAACAATGAGTTTTACATAGTAAGGGAGCCAGTTCAAATGATTGTTGTTTTAGGAAATACTCAGGCATTATCTCCAATAGGACAATACTACCTTGCAGAAAAACTTGTTGAGGTTGGAATTAAATATGGGGCTAAGATGACATACACATTAGGAGGATTTGGCGTTGGGAAAATAACTGATGTTCCAAAGGTCTACGCTGCAGCAACATCAGAGGAACTTGCCAATAAGTTAAAGGAATATGGTGTTGAATTTAGAAAGGATGGTGGTGGAATTGTTGGTGCTGCTGGACTAATGCTGACATTCTCAAAATTGAATGGTATTGAAGGGGTTTGTTTGATGGGGGAAACTCCAGGATATTTGGTTGATCCAAAATCAGCAAGAGCAGTTTTAGAAAAATTCTCAAAGATAGTTGGGTTTGAGATTGATATGAAGGAGTTAGAAGAGAGAGCAAAAGACATGGAAAAATTCCTTGAAAAGATTAGGAAGTTTGAAGAAGAGGTTATGATGCAACAACAACCAAAACCACCAAGTGATGAAGATTTAAGGTATATTGGATAA
- the pssA gene encoding CDP-diacylglycerol--serine O-phosphatidyltransferase, whose protein sequence is MFSIRKIITISDYVTMANIIFGLLAILLHDFRFIYLSIIFDALDGFVARKTNTVSDFGAELDSICDVVSFGVAPAYLLYYNFESNFALISALIFALCGALRLARFGILNVKHFVGLPIPAGSLVLASFCEVLDSGTLISIIAIVVGLLMISDIGYPKYPHKVLIGIFFISLVLAMWGFVYPVLLCGVGYVLYGIFKTIKAK, encoded by the coding sequence ATGTTCAGCATAAGAAAAATAATAACAATCTCTGATTATGTTACAATGGCAAATATCATATTTGGACTTTTAGCGATATTGTTGCATGATTTTAGGTTTATCTACCTATCAATCATATTTGATGCATTAGATGGTTTTGTTGCAAGGAAAACAAATACTGTCTCTGATTTTGGGGCTGAGTTAGATAGTATTTGCGATGTTGTAAGTTTTGGTGTTGCCCCTGCATATTTACTTTATTATAATTTTGAAAGTAACTTTGCCTTAATCTCTGCGTTGATTTTTGCTCTATGTGGGGCTTTGAGGTTGGCGAGGTTTGGAATATTGAATGTCAAGCATTTTGTTGGCTTACCTATCCCTGCAGGATCTTTGGTTTTGGCATCATTTTGCGAGGTTTTGGATAGTGGGACTTTAATTTCAATTATTGCAATAGTTGTTGGATTGTTGATGATTAGCGATATAGGTTATCCAAAATATCCACATAAGGTATTGATTGGAATATTCTTTATATCCTTAGTATTGGCAATGTGGGGCTTTGTATATCCTGTGTTGTTGTGTGGGGTTGGTTATGTATTGTATGGGATTTTTAAAACAATTAAAGCGAAATAG
- a CDS encoding V-type ATP synthase subunit F, whose translation MKIGVVGDRDTAIGFRLAGLVDVYEVNNKEEAEKAIKELSEREDIGLIITTERIGEEIRDVIDSIDKVVVEIPDKNGPIVREHDPIRILVRKAVGVEMK comes from the coding sequence ATGAAAATTGGTGTTGTTGGAGATAGAGATACTGCCATTGGATTTAGATTGGCAGGTTTAGTTGATGTTTATGAAGTTAATAATAAAGAAGAAGCCGAAAAGGCAATAAAAGAATTATCCGAAAGGGAAGATATTGGATTAATAATAACAACTGAAAGAATTGGGGAAGAAATAAGGGATGTTATTGATTCAATAGATAAAGTTGTTGTGGAAATTCCAGATAAGAACGGTCCAATTGTTAGGGAGCACGACCCAATAAGAATCCTTGTAAGAAAAGCAGTTGGTGTAGAGATGAAATAA
- a CDS encoding V-type ATP synthase subunit C gives MDITAIAQFMNMPFDTFMILLILASIVVFLVIIIYILKYVIDLAPFAYTNARIRSMEARLLSKDKLDELIEAGGINELIGFLDDTEYGPYISEVMNELHDPIAIEKALNMHLADVYQTLLTISPDEAKKTLNLLAKKFDIKNIKTLLRAKYVGLDEEETFKLLIPLGTIPVNKLRELSETKSVDEVVSGLEGTEYAPVLNEALAKFEQTNNLLPLELALDKYLLEKLWKTVGIEGKEKDLFKEFIGRMVDIESIKVILRGKVDKLPSDVLSDYLVNIGYELAPWKLKELADADSIEAVVSSLEGTAYAQILADAMEEYEKTKSVYAFEKALDKYLVELGKKLSLRKPFGVGPIIGFITAKELEIRNLKIIIKGKIENFSSNQIRTLIA, from the coding sequence ATGGATATAACGGCGATAGCCCAATTTATGAATATGCCCTTTGATACATTTATGATACTGTTAATATTGGCGAGTATTGTTGTATTTTTGGTTATAATTATATACATATTGAAGTACGTCATTGATTTAGCCCCATTTGCATACACCAATGCGAGAATTAGAAGTATGGAAGCAAGGTTGTTAAGTAAAGATAAGTTGGATGAGTTAATTGAAGCAGGAGGAATAAATGAGTTGATTGGGTTCTTAGATGACACTGAATACGGCCCTTATATTAGTGAGGTAATGAATGAATTACATGACCCAATTGCAATCGAAAAGGCATTAAACATGCATCTTGCAGATGTATATCAAACATTATTGACAATTTCCCCGGATGAGGCTAAGAAAACATTAAACTTATTGGCAAAAAAATTTGATATAAAGAACATAAAAACATTATTAAGAGCAAAATACGTTGGTTTGGATGAAGAAGAAACATTTAAATTACTCATACCTTTAGGAACCATCCCAGTTAATAAGTTGAGGGAGTTGAGTGAAACAAAAAGTGTGGATGAAGTGGTAAGTGGTTTAGAGGGTACTGAATACGCTCCTGTTTTAAACGAGGCTTTAGCAAAATTTGAGCAAACAAATAACTTGTTACCACTTGAATTGGCATTGGACAAATACTTACTTGAAAAATTGTGGAAGACTGTTGGTATTGAAGGTAAAGAAAAAGACCTTTTCAAAGAATTCATTGGAAGAATGGTTGATATTGAAAGTATAAAGGTAATATTAAGAGGAAAAGTTGACAAATTGCCATCAGATGTTCTCTCAGATTACCTTGTAAACATTGGATATGAACTCGCTCCTTGGAAGTTGAAGGAATTGGCAGATGCTGATAGCATTGAGGCAGTTGTAAGTTCATTGGAAGGAACTGCATACGCTCAAATATTGGCAGATGCAATGGAAGAATATGAGAAAACAAAATCTGTCTATGCATTTGAAAAAGCTCTTGACAAATATCTTGTTGAATTGGGTAAAAAATTATCATTAAGAAAACCATTTGGAGTAGGGCCAATCATTGGATTCATTACTGCAAAAGAGTTGGAGATTAGAAACTTGAAGATAATCATAAAAGGGAAGATTGAGAATTTCTCATCAAATCAAATTAGAACCCTAATTGCCTAA
- a CDS encoding FIST signal transduction protein, whose protein sequence is MKFIEFSYGISNDENPLKAGAYATSNALKYLDTSLENINIVFLYSSPDYDPEEVLNGVKLILGNKIPIIGGSSKFGIVDGNLIEDGVVVGILASKYFHVGLGVALGASINPRECGRKAVHDAIKNLGMLPRMVMVFMDYCKFEEEIINGIVDVLGFTIPIFGGVTSDNFEFKKTYQYCNDVYIDSVVCVAFGGDIVPKISVGKITDENLDSNKKITITETNKRYVYELNGVNAIEYYKNITNFRGSNQNLENDKKFYLSNAFGVTDSNGEIYLKGPIFIKNGVLVFGSNVMGGNELSLFSINEESIENFFEKSVKLINNAPPNYPPSVTFCCISSYLTEISKESVEKCLKSCPLNPIFGFTTYGEVVLKNYYNYTVSMCSLVPDLASISAKEGIHMITKYPATKETILKINELGGSTKIEELAKALGIHRRTAYDRIEPLLQYGFVEKDHALVKITDFGKLLLKIIKK, encoded by the coding sequence GTGAAGTTCATTGAATTTAGTTACGGAATCTCAAATGACGAAAATCCTCTAAAGGCTGGGGCTTATGCTACATCCAATGCATTGAAATATTTAGATACATCTTTAGAAAATATAAACATAGTATTTCTATACTCTTCCCCAGATTACGACCCAGAAGAGGTTTTAAATGGTGTAAAACTTATTTTGGGAAATAAAATACCCATAATAGGGGGAAGTTCAAAATTTGGTATAGTGGATGGAAATTTAATTGAAGATGGGGTTGTTGTTGGTATTTTGGCATCAAAATACTTCCATGTAGGTCTTGGTGTAGCGTTGGGTGCATCTATAAATCCAAGGGAGTGTGGAAGAAAGGCAGTACATGATGCAATAAAGAATTTAGGAATGTTGCCAAGGATGGTTATGGTTTTTATGGACTACTGTAAGTTTGAAGAAGAAATAATAAATGGAATTGTTGATGTGTTAGGCTTTACAATCCCTATTTTTGGAGGGGTAACATCCGATAACTTTGAATTTAAAAAAACCTATCAATATTGCAATGACGTTTATATTGACAGTGTTGTATGTGTTGCCTTTGGGGGAGATATAGTACCAAAAATATCTGTTGGGAAGATAACTGATGAAAATTTGGATTCAAATAAAAAAATTACCATAACCGAAACCAACAAGAGGTATGTTTATGAGTTAAATGGAGTTAATGCTATAGAATACTACAAAAATATCACTAACTTCAGAGGTTCAAACCAAAATCTTGAAAACGATAAGAAATTTTACCTATCCAATGCCTTTGGAGTGACTGATTCAAATGGAGAGATTTACTTAAAAGGTCCTATATTTATAAAAAATGGTGTTTTGGTTTTTGGTTCAAATGTTATGGGGGGTAATGAACTAAGTTTATTCAGTATTAACGAAGAGAGTATTGAAAACTTTTTTGAGAAATCGGTAAAATTAATAAATAACGCCCCTCCAAATTATCCCCCTTCTGTAACATTTTGCTGCATATCTTCATATCTAACGGAAATATCAAAAGAATCTGTTGAGAAATGTTTGAAATCATGTCCTCTAAACCCAATCTTTGGATTTACCACATATGGAGAAGTGGTATTGAAAAACTACTACAACTATACAGTTTCAATGTGTTCTCTTGTCCCTGATTTAGCATCAATCAGTGCAAAAGAAGGAATCCACATGATTACAAAATATCCCGCAACAAAAGAAACCATTCTAAAAATCAATGAATTAGGTGGTTCTACAAAAATAGAAGAACTTGCAAAGGCCTTGGGAATACACAGAAGAACGGCATACGATAGAATAGAGCCACTACTTCAATATGGGTTCGTTGAAAAAGACCATGCACTTGTAAAAATAACAGATTTCGGTAAATTACTGCTAAAAATTATTAAAAAATAA
- the ahaH gene encoding ATP synthase archaeal subunit H — translation MIAVDAIKQIKQVEENAIKEIENAKKRAEEIKLEAIEKGKELIKKAEEEAQAKVEELIKNAEEEAKKEAEEIISKAKADVKDIVSVAKVKVLSLKLEEVIEF, via the coding sequence GTGATTGCCGTAGATGCTATCAAACAAATAAAGCAGGTAGAAGAAAACGCAATAAAAGAGATAGAGAATGCTAAAAAGAGAGCAGAAGAGATAAAGTTAGAAGCGATAGAAAAAGGTAAGGAGTTAATTAAAAAGGCAGAAGAAGAAGCTCAAGCAAAAGTTGAAGAACTCATCAAAAATGCAGAAGAAGAGGCTAAAAAAGAAGCAGAAGAAATCATCTCAAAAGCTAAGGCAGATGTTAAAGATATAGTTTCAGTTGCAAAGGTTAAGGTATTGTCTCTCAAATTAGAGGAAGTTATTGAATTTTAA
- a CDS encoding V-type proton ATPase subunit E: MGVEKITSKIMDDAKKKADEIIKKAEEEASVILKNAEEEAEKRKNTILKKGEKDAEMTKNRIIAEAKLTAKRMILEEKEKIIEMAIEKLREDLAKLPEKPEYKGILEKMIKNGAVSLGGGELIVQLNERDMGLVEDEVLWKLEKEIEEAAGKVTILKKGEPVKIIGGCIISTADGLKILNNSLEAVFERDMENIRAKITDILF; encoded by the coding sequence ATGGGTGTAGAAAAAATCACATCCAAAATCATGGATGATGCAAAAAAGAAGGCAGATGAAATAATTAAAAAAGCAGAGGAAGAAGCAAGCGTTATTTTAAAGAATGCAGAGGAAGAGGCTGAGAAAAGGAAAAATACAATATTGAAGAAAGGGGAGAAGGACGCAGAGATGACAAAAAACAGAATAATCGCAGAGGCTAAATTAACAGCAAAGAGAATGATTTTAGAAGAGAAGGAGAAAATCATAGAAATGGCAATAGAAAAATTAAGAGAAGATTTAGCAAAACTTCCAGAAAAACCTGAATACAAAGGAATATTGGAGAAAATGATTAAAAATGGAGCTGTTTCCCTTGGTGGAGGAGAGTTAATTGTTCAATTAAATGAGAGAGATATGGGTTTAGTTGAGGATGAAGTACTTTGGAAATTGGAAAAAGAAATAGAGGAAGCCGCAGGAAAAGTTACCATATTGAAGAAGGGAGAACCTGTAAAGATTATTGGTGGATGCATAATAAGTACAGCAGATGGGTTAAAGATTTTAAACAACAGTTTGGAGGCTGTATTTGAAAGAGATATGGAAAATATAAGGGCAAAAATCACGGATATATTATTCTAA
- a CDS encoding protein kinase encodes MLKIKGYNEIIKNILNDEILKKLIEEGIIFKEVVGKGHRGVVLRGNFKGKDVAIKIPRKDTPKNSTLHEGKMLEIVNKLGIGPKVYEYGNDYLITEFIDGMALKYYVENLTKDDKEKLLNIIEEIFRQCIRLDSIGIDHGEIQGGKHILISENRVCIIDFDKADIRIPKNLTSAISLLFGESPPSKKIKEILEVSEEEVMMLRRFAKMYKKKLKK; translated from the coding sequence ATGCTTAAAATTAAAGGGTATAATGAAATTATAAAAAACATTTTAAATGATGAAATCCTTAAAAAACTTATAGAGGAAGGAATAATTTTTAAAGAGGTTGTTGGTAAGGGACATAGAGGGGTTGTTTTAAGAGGTAACTTTAAAGGAAAAGATGTAGCAATAAAAATACCAAGGAAAGACACTCCAAAAAATAGCACGCTCCATGAAGGGAAGATGTTAGAAATCGTTAACAAATTAGGCATTGGACCAAAAGTTTATGAATATGGCAATGATTATTTAATAACGGAGTTTATTGATGGCATGGCATTGAAGTACTATGTTGAAAACCTAACAAAAGATGATAAAGAGAAACTACTAAATATCATAGAAGAAATTTTTAGGCAGTGTATTAGGTTGGATTCGATTGGCATAGATCACGGAGAGATTCAAGGGGGAAAGCACATCCTTATTTCAGAAAATAGGGTATGTATTATTGATTTTGATAAAGCGGATATAAGGATTCCAAAAAATCTTACAAGTGCAATATCTTTATTGTTTGGAGAAAGTCCCCCGTCAAAAAAAATTAAGGAAATCTTGGAAGTTTCTGAGGAAGAGGTTATGATGTTGAGAAGGTTTGCAAAGATGTATAAGAAGAAACTTAAAAAATGA
- a CDS encoding V-type ATP synthase subunit I, protein MLKVVLVRPARMNKIRAVILDEKMDSVIRNLHESGLVELYDMSAKLESPEWRAFLSPATSAEYTRQIATLMIKVGRILDLFKNVKEEGKSSIKELLNPQPPKKKRMSFSSAEEAISYAEKVLSDVDKEVSEPSAKLTKLENRKTELNLLKEQIKYLQDFDIDLRHLGVGEFVYIVSGLTSKEKLNELEKSLDDVTDGYCEIVKGNVVVGEEGEKVPVIIAVLKEYMDSVGAELRKLGFERFDISNVEGTPKELLSNIEKELSNITSEIENTTSQLRKLAEKWEEELLAVYEVLEIEKERGDAFSLCGRTERTYVLEAWVPQKYAGKAKEIIENAADGYAVVEIAEPDEPEEKIPVLLDNPKAIKPFEMLTEMFAPPKYNEVDPTLLIVPGFLMFYGIMLTDAVYGFLLTLTGLFLWKKMGKVSEGAYNLGYILTLAGIATVIAGLVTGGYLGDFLYQFLGFDIYKAGVALVNPLGESAYISEANPLFNMGNISVNNGPMAILIFSIVVGILHLFIGLLVGFLENIKRGNQKDAILNQGIWLFLILAIVVGVAIGNLTIIGVAFVLVMLVCMIKGFMNGGIMDALLGAMDITGFLGNVLSYARLLALCLATGGLAMAVNIMSKLLQDSVPVVGIVLAILMLLLGHTFNFVMNGLGSFIHSLRLHYVEFFGQFYEGGGKKFSPFKAKREFTTP, encoded by the coding sequence ATGTTGAAGGTGGTTTTAGTGAGACCCGCAAGAATGAACAAAATAAGAGCGGTGATTTTGGATGAAAAGATGGATAGTGTTATAAGGAATCTTCATGAAAGTGGATTAGTTGAACTCTATGACATGAGTGCAAAACTTGAAAGTCCAGAGTGGAGGGCATTTTTATCTCCAGCAACATCAGCAGAGTACACAAGGCAAATAGCAACATTGATGATAAAGGTAGGAAGAATTCTTGATTTATTCAAAAACGTAAAAGAAGAAGGAAAAAGCAGCATTAAAGAACTATTGAACCCACAACCACCAAAAAAGAAGAGAATGTCATTTTCATCAGCAGAGGAAGCAATCTCCTATGCAGAAAAAGTTTTGAGTGATGTTGATAAGGAAGTTAGCGAACCATCAGCAAAATTGACAAAATTAGAAAACAGAAAGACTGAATTGAACTTGTTGAAAGAGCAGATAAAATACTTGCAGGATTTTGACATTGATTTGAGACATCTTGGTGTTGGTGAATTTGTATATATCGTATCTGGATTAACCTCAAAAGAGAAGTTGAATGAATTAGAAAAATCCTTAGATGATGTTACAGATGGATACTGTGAAATTGTTAAAGGTAATGTTGTTGTAGGTGAAGAAGGGGAAAAAGTCCCAGTAATTATTGCAGTGTTGAAAGAGTATATGGACAGTGTTGGAGCAGAGTTGAGAAAACTTGGATTTGAAAGGTTTGATATAAGTAATGTTGAAGGAACACCAAAAGAACTCCTCTCAAACATTGAAAAAGAACTCAGCAACATTACGAGTGAAATAGAAAATACCACCAGTCAACTGAGAAAACTTGCTGAGAAGTGGGAAGAAGAATTGCTTGCAGTTTATGAGGTCTTGGAGATTGAGAAAGAAAGAGGAGATGCATTCTCCTTATGTGGAAGAACAGAGAGAACCTATGTTCTTGAGGCATGGGTTCCTCAAAAGTATGCTGGGAAGGCGAAGGAAATTATTGAAAATGCAGCAGATGGATATGCAGTTGTTGAAATTGCAGAACCGGATGAACCAGAAGAGAAGATACCTGTTTTATTAGACAATCCAAAAGCAATAAAGCCATTTGAGATGCTCACAGAAATGTTTGCTCCACCAAAATACAACGAAGTTGACCCAACATTGTTGATTGTTCCAGGATTCTTAATGTTTTATGGTATAATGCTTACAGATGCTGTTTATGGTTTCTTGCTGACATTAACTGGTTTGTTCTTATGGAAGAAGATGGGTAAAGTTAGCGAAGGAGCTTACAATTTAGGTTACATATTAACTTTAGCAGGTATTGCAACAGTTATTGCTGGTTTAGTGACTGGAGGTTACTTGGGGGACTTCTTGTACCAGTTCCTTGGATTTGATATATATAAGGCAGGTGTGGCATTGGTAAACCCATTGGGAGAGAGTGCATACATAAGTGAGGCAAATCCATTATTCAATATGGGTAATATATCAGTCAACAACGGTCCAATGGCAATATTGATATTCTCCATAGTTGTTGGTATATTGCACTTGTTCATCGGATTGCTTGTTGGGTTCCTTGAAAACATCAAAAGAGGAAACCAAAAAGATGCAATATTGAACCAAGGAATTTGGTTGTTCTTGATATTGGCTATTGTGGTTGGAGTTGCAATAGGTAATTTAACCATCATTGGAGTGGCTTTTGTATTGGTAATGTTGGTATGTATGATAAAGGGCTTTATGAACGGAGGAATAATGGACGCGCTCCTTGGAGCAATGGATATAACAGGATTCTTAGGAAATGTCCTCTCTTACGCAAGGCTTTTGGCTTTGTGTCTTGCTACTGGTGGTTTGGCAATGGCAGTCAACATTATGTCAAAACTCCTTCAAGATAGCGTTCCAGTGGTTGGTATAGTATTGGCAATATTGATGCTATTATTGGGACATACATTCAACTTTGTGATGAATGGTTTAGGTTCCTTCATCCACTCACTGAGATTGCACTACGTAGAGTTCTTTGGTCAATTCTATGAAGGTGGAGGTAAAAAGTTTAGCCCATTCAAGGCAAAGAGGGAATTCACCACTCCATAA
- a CDS encoding DUF531 domain-containing protein, which translates to MQKKNLKRMTLILYNSYDKNRWHEAHKRAIARAAPICYAFDCNLAIMEFPCKKEDILSIETTIGNSGEYLRKLVEKNRFLIIDKYLPQLGIPIIATSKPDKKKAITPMDVVDLLTKKPCGILVGLGRHGLPKDIVKMGEYHLDITGKGVSLETCTAIASIPAVISTYINTTFGYQQ; encoded by the coding sequence ATGCAAAAGAAAAATTTAAAACGAATGACTTTGATATTGTACAATTCCTATGACAAAAATAGATGGCATGAGGCACATAAAAGGGCAATTGCAAGGGCAGCTCCTATCTGTTATGCATTTGATTGCAATCTTGCCATTATGGAATTTCCTTGTAAAAAGGAAGATATATTATCAATAGAGACGACAATTGGAAACTCCGGGGAATATTTGCGTAAATTGGTTGAGAAAAATAGATTTTTGATTATTGATAAGTATTTACCCCAATTAGGAATACCGATAATAGCAACATCAAAACCAGACAAAAAGAAGGCAATAACACCAATGGATGTTGTTGATTTGCTAACAAAAAAGCCATGCGGTATTTTGGTTGGACTTGGAAGGCATGGATTGCCAAAAGATATTGTGAAGATGGGGGAGTATCACTTAGACATTACTGGAAAAGGTGTTTCCCTTGAAACCTGCACTGCAATAGCTTCTATTCCAGCAGTAATCTCAACTTATATAAACACCACATTTGGCTATCAACAATAA